The Pan troglodytes isolate AG18354 chromosome 1, NHGRI_mPanTro3-v2.0_pri, whole genome shotgun sequence genome includes a region encoding these proteins:
- the F3 gene encoding tissue factor isoform X1 has protein sequence METPAWPRVPRRDTAVARTLLLGWVFAQVAGASGTTNTVAAYNLTWKSTNFKTILEWEPKPINQVYTVQISTKSGDWKTKCFYTTDTECDLTDEIVKDVKQMYLARVFSYPAGNVESTGSAGEPLYENSPEFTPYLETNLGQPTIQSFEQVGTKVNVTVEDERTLVRRNNTFLSLRDVFGKDLIYTLYYWKSSSSGKKTAKTNTNEFLIDVDKGENYCFSVQAVIPSRTVNRKSTDSPVECMGHEKGEFREIFYIIGAVVFVVIILVIILAISLHKCRKAGVGQSWKENSPLNVS, from the exons ATGGAGACCCCTGCCTGGCCCCGGGTCCCGCGCCGCGATACCGCCGTCGCTCGGACGCTCCTGCTCGGCTGGGTCTTCGCCCAGGTGGCCGGCGCTTCAG GCACTACAAATACTGTGGCAGCATATAATTTAACTTGGAAATCAACTAATTTCAAGACAATTTTGGAGTGGGAACCCAAACCCATCAATCAAGTCTACACTGTTCAAATAAG cacTAAGTCAGGAGATTGGAAAACCAAATGCTTTTACACAACAGACACAGAGTGTGACCTCACCGACGAGATTGTGAAGGATGTGAAGCAGATGTACTTGGCACGGGTCTTCTCCTACCCGGCAGGGAATGTGGAGAGCACCGGTTCTGCTGGGGAGCCTCTGTATGAGAACTCCCCAGAGTTCACACCTTACCTGGAGA CAAACCTCGGACAGCCAACAATTCAGAGTTTTGAACAAGTGGGAACAAAAGTGAATGTGACCGTAGAAGATGAACGGACTTTAGTCAGAAGGAACAACACTTTCCTAAGCCTCCGGGATGTTTTTGGCAAGGACTTAATTTATACACTTTATTATTGGAAATCTTCAAGTTCGGGAAAG AAAACAGCCAAAACAAACACTAATGAGTTTTTGATTGATGTGGATAAAGGAGAAAACTACTGTTTCAGTGTTCAAGCAGTGATTCCCTCCCGAACAGTTAACCGGAAGAGTACAGACAGCCCGGTCGAGTGTATGGGCCACGAGAAAGGGGAATTCAGAG aaatattctACATCATTGGAGCTGTGGTATTTGTGGTCATCATCCTTGTCATCATCCTGGCTATATCTCTACACAAGTGTAGAAAGGCAGGAGTGGGGCAGAGCTGGAAGGAGAACTCCCCACTGAATGTTTCATAA
- the F3 gene encoding tissue factor isoform X2 translates to METPAWPRVPRRDTAVARTLLLGWVFAQVAGASGTTNTVAAYNLTWKSTNFKTILEWEPKPINQVYTVQISTKSGDWKTKCFYTTDTECDLTDEIVKDVKQMYLARVFSYPAGNVESTGSAGEPLYENSPEFTPYLETNLGQPTIQSFEQVGTKVNVTVEDERTLVRRNNTFLSLRDVFGKDLIYTLYYWKSSSSGKKYSTSLELWYLWSSSLSSSWLYLYTSVERQEWGRAGRRTPH, encoded by the exons ATGGAGACCCCTGCCTGGCCCCGGGTCCCGCGCCGCGATACCGCCGTCGCTCGGACGCTCCTGCTCGGCTGGGTCTTCGCCCAGGTGGCCGGCGCTTCAG GCACTACAAATACTGTGGCAGCATATAATTTAACTTGGAAATCAACTAATTTCAAGACAATTTTGGAGTGGGAACCCAAACCCATCAATCAAGTCTACACTGTTCAAATAAG cacTAAGTCAGGAGATTGGAAAACCAAATGCTTTTACACAACAGACACAGAGTGTGACCTCACCGACGAGATTGTGAAGGATGTGAAGCAGATGTACTTGGCACGGGTCTTCTCCTACCCGGCAGGGAATGTGGAGAGCACCGGTTCTGCTGGGGAGCCTCTGTATGAGAACTCCCCAGAGTTCACACCTTACCTGGAGA CAAACCTCGGACAGCCAACAATTCAGAGTTTTGAACAAGTGGGAACAAAAGTGAATGTGACCGTAGAAGATGAACGGACTTTAGTCAGAAGGAACAACACTTTCCTAAGCCTCCGGGATGTTTTTGGCAAGGACTTAATTTATACACTTTATTATTGGAAATCTTCAAGTTCGGGAAAG aaatattctACATCATTGGAGCTGTGGTATTTGTGGTCATCATCCTTGTCATCATCCTGGCTATATCTCTACACAAGTGTAGAAAGGCAGGAGTGGGGCAGAGCTGGAAGGAGAACTCCCCACTGA